atgtcaagatggattctttggcaaagaaacaccataagtgaacttgaatattaaagtcacaaaggatccctaatccaggtcattgaaaggtggacgaccaatgactaatgaagattagattgcaagtagattacttaattctgtttcttgaactagagtgactggatgtcagaatcttttgcatagatacttattggatcttgtatcggattgaccatgagaacgctttaagagattaaagtcatgtcataggtagttctcattaatggtgattagaaaccgttcctcagaacatgagcgattatgtctgctcgtttgagaattagttcgctttgatactagctaaacgtcgcaccgtaaaaggaggctataaaagcagttattgggcgtactatgaatcaaagtgagtgttcatagattgcaagaatggattgtcctcctatctttgatgggatatggtgttgttgtgtaacaaggcctctcggagagttagatactgtaaaatgcatggccgtgctcagaatggttaggcttaaccttctgcaaaagtttgacagttgaactctataatccgagaaacacttctggacctaataaggatggcttggatcttaccttatgttcagtaagtaacactaagcgacaaaggaatgtggatgcacacttgtctgaatgacaagtgggagattgaaggaaatatgtccttcacccaaggtgcattaagtctaataccaaggttcagattaattgcgaacaattaattcagtgagatcaagtgatcggaacagctagctggagcaatgcttccgatcagtgagttctaatggatattgaactcacaacttactcttgactgaacctacaaggtcacaccaatgacacgtaacagatcaccggattaaatgaatcggaaattcatttaatagcttttcgggatttaagttggaaacgtattatacgatacgaccttgcatcggaatcatatatcgtatcgcgaatatttgtaagctaggcgaaacgaataaatcgcatcgtacgacggtgattcgtcgtatacgaaacgataaataatatatcggaaatatattaaacgcggatacgaggagcggcccacgagctgagtgcacgaagcactcaaggcccatgggcgcgcgcgctaggcaagcaagcaagacgacacaacagcgctggcccatggccgagcagctgtgtgcgcgcgcgggccaagaccacgacacagcagcagcagcgcggcccacggcccagctcgatgtgcgtgtccgtgtgatgctgcgcgggcttgctggccggccttgccttatggcttggtcggttagtaaggttatgtaaataaccttatgacctaatttccaaattactgcaatcacaattcagattacacacaaccctaggagaaaacagagaaccctaattctctctgtgcctccatagtgtgttcatcccaaaaagcaaatctcttgatcgattgtctaagctccgataatcaagacggatctgatcgtgtcggtgaaccaagtagaggaacgacaagtggagttctttgttcgtgttcgttgacggattattgtggaaaacacttcgaatgtaagtttgcttaatctgtgctttatacatgtttcctggctttggggattgttccgcacatgttattatgtttaactgtattcccctacagtggtatcatgagccttatgtattcaaagcatgaattagcatgattattattgtttttgcattgtcgaaatttttggaatttttgttgatttttcggaattttttcgaattatgggattaattgcgaaattggcagttccgaaatcaaaaatattcgctttttcgatttttaaaaccctaatatgatggaaaaagattttctaaatcaactcatgcgaatagaattgcgaaaacaggcctcgaagcatcagtttttgggcatttttgttaatattttattaaaaattaaaatgtgtcggacagtaattcaattaaaaggtcgaccttaactactcggaattgcttgaaattttgacacaataaccatcaccatcaccatctaCTTCTGGTACATCATTAGGGGGAACAACAATGCCTTTTTCTTCAATATCACTCTGTACTTGCAGAGCTAAATCAACTAACCTTTGATTGCACTCCTTCACTTTTTCTCTAGCACTCATGTACTCATCATCACTGCAGTCTGACTGGTAACCAACATCTTCACGTTGTTCTTCAGGCTCTTCTTCATCTAGATCTGGGTTAGAATCCCCTGCATCCTCACTGAACTCATCACAGAAGTGATCAACATCAACATCACCATCACAGTCACCACCCTTATCAACTGTTACTGCCTTACCCTTGTCAATATAAGGGTCATAGATAGgatcttcatcatcatcctaAGTATCACTGTTCTAGTAATGAGCATTCAGGTCCACAGGGCTATTAGGTCTAGGATCTTCCCATTCATAATCATTCAGGAAGTTCTCTTCAGATTCAATAGGATATGGGAATGGTTGTGTTTTAGAAAGCTTAACCCTAGTTTTTATCTGGGTTGGTTTTGGATCAGGAATTGAAGAGGAATGAAGTGGTTGGATGGGTTTTTCTTGCCCTTTATTGTTGCTTTTCTCACTGACAGATTTATGGTTGAACCTAGAGTCTTGAGTTTCTGTGGGACCAGTCAAAAGGAGGGAAGCAACTTTGTGGGTGGATAGtgtttttttggctttttctgTGCTTTTCTGTTGGGATGATGCAGCACTTGACACACACTTCCTGGGACTACATCTAACAGAATCTAGCTGAGGTGGATGTGGGGTCCTTCTAGGCTGTAACTTCTCTACTTTTTTATGCATCTCTGGAAGTGCTAACCCATGATTCACATAAACCTCAATGCACCTCATCTTTAGAGCTACCTCAGCCAATTCCAACACTTGAGCATCATCATAAACCTTCCTTAACCCATTAGCCATAGGTTGCCCAGGGATCAAATAACACAACCCCTCAATTGTGGAATAATTCCCACATTTCTTTGCTAAATCGAGTAAATCCCACCAACACAAAACATCAGAATCAATTTGACAAGTCTTCCCCTTTCCACCCTCATATACTAACTGACCATTATTCACGGTCTTAAAGATCCCACCATGCCAAATTTTCAACGTCACAACACCCATCCTAGTCAAATTAAATACGAGTTACCTAATTAATCCACGATGTAAACACAATACAAGAGCTCATCGAATCAATCACCAAAAACACAGCAGCATTCAAACACGATCAATTTAAACACGACAAATTAAAACACGAAAAATTCAAACACGATATATTCAAACACGATAAATTCAAACttgaataattcaaacataaacAATCAATTCACCCAATATGAGGCAGAGGCAATCCACAAATTCGCAAATTGATGAATTGAATTCGCAAATCcacaaaccctaatttgtaaatttatttcgtacataattaaaatattaaccCAAGTACTAAAAAATGATGGATGTAATTTAGCCAACAATTGGTTGTTCGAATTAGTAAGTGGACGTTAGAGAAAATTACATAATCAATGCTAACAGACAAAATTTGACTACCAGGAACTAAATTAGGGTTCAATTAGATGCAAACCAACTAAATTAATCCAAATCAATCACAAAGAATCAAATTTAAGGTTTTTACTTACCTCAGTTATGGTAATTTAATGCGATTTTCAGAGCCACTGTTCACTTTTTTCTTCAAATGGAGGAGGATGTCATCGGGTTGAAGATGGTGAAAGCAGTTatggcgggggggggggggggtaaaaGGACAGTAATGAAGAGAGTATTGAATATGGTGGGTGAGAGAGAGTAATGAAGACGACGTTTTTGGGAGGGAAACCAAATAACCAAAGGTCAACGGATATTTTTGACCTTTTTAGCAGGTTACCAGTTTTTTGGAGCAACAAAGGTTAAAGGGGTATAAAGCTtggattaataaaaaaataatcaaaaggttggattaattttgGCTAATGgcttaaaggttggattattaaaagtaatttttcctagttattaaagttattgattgattaaaaaatatatagtaTTTAAtttgataataaaaaaaaattgttgattaacatatgattaattattaatgaataatttttaaaattaaaaaaataattttcaaaatgaTATTACGAGGTAAAGTAAGGagaatagataaaaataaataaaaatccatTGTCattgtaaacacaaatttaaaGTCAAAGTTTTGTGTACAATGTTCTAATTAGTGTCATTTATGATATTTTTAATGCATACAGTCATATCCATATTTTGTTGACTATTCAGTTAGACCCCGTTTGGTTCTACCACATGTATAAGGTATATGTTTGAGTATTAAACCCATGGGTTTATAATCAACGATACATAGAAAATCacaacttattagaacttaatcCTACCGATAATATACTCTCCTACTCCTTATtctcatcttttttttttacaccTTCCCCTCCTCCTTCTACTTAAAGAAgtaaggaaaaaaaaactaaaattcaatcaaatataAAAGGCAGATATTATATTTTGATATATGGCACCATCTCCACCACCACAATCGATCGCTTTGCTTCAACTCTAACCATCACATTCTTCTGTCACTAGACGAAATTTGATTTTTGGTGGTTGTTTTTTTTACAATTGAAGCTACAAATCTAGACTTCAATGTCCAAAATTTCGACGATTAACAATATATCTAggtattttattcaaaaatatGTTTAGTTAAATTATTTTTCAGTATTTTAACTTCGTCATTTTGGGTTCTTATGGGGGTGTTGATGGTGGCGTTAGGTAGCATTGGCGATTTGATGGCGAATCGACAGGGTAGTAACTTTGtagtataatttttatgatattgATTTTTTGGGTAGCTTGGGCGGCGACGGTGGTGGAGTAACATTAGTTAGGCTGTTATGGTGTTTGTTTGATCGAGTTTGCACTGtcgattttattttcagttaggattattcttgcgtggacatggtccacaataatattagtgtgaACCCAAAATCAATAGGTTTCTCTAGCACCTTTTTACACTCATAGTGAcatttattgttcatatagtaactataataaattaataaccaaaattcttagacataataaccattttttgaaacatagtaaccctatgtttttaaaagcgaattgtggctaaaatcacattattcaagcgcAACATGTATCAAAGAcactaatttgattttttttttccccataataatcctaataaaataccaaaataaattaggaacaagttgTTGCCTTTATTTCAAGACATAGTCCAcgataaatttagtgtggaccaagtcCATTGAAGAATTGGTGTTTCAgttaatataatttcatataccTACCTCCCCTTGAGTACGAGAACTCGATACCATAAGAGTTTTGGAGGTGGATccccaaattttaaattttataaaaatagtTAACCAAACATCAAATATGGGGTTGGATGATTTCAAACCCATATCTGATTCCAAAATATACTGAACCAAATACACCTTAAGGATTTAATTTCCATTTGTCTACTTTGGCCCGGCCCAAATTTGTAGCACGGTTTCGAATATAGGCTATGCAAGTGTGAAATACAGAGTAACTGAGATCTTCTTCAACCTATCTTCAGTTTTCTGGCGGAAAAACTTTCATACAATCAGCAAGTTTGCTTGGGAAACGTGAATATTAGATTGAAATCTCGTTTCCCATTCGTTTCCGGGATGAATTCAGTTTCAAACCCGTCTCCATTTTTCTGAAACGGTTTCGGCGCGTTCCGAAACGCGTTTCCCGGTTTCCCCGTTCCAGGACGTTTCGGAAACGGTAAGTCGTGATTTTTTGGCGTTTCCGTGCTTCGTAGATTCATAGAATAATTGGGCATAAAACGATTTTGTGCATAATTAATCAATGTTTTTGGCATAAATTAGGTacgaaatcaaaattaaaataagcTAAATAATCAGATTATTTCCTAATTTCGAATTTATCTAGGCAATTTTCGGATttatattcacataaaatcaaatattttcAATGTGTTTTAAATTTATACAATTAATCATATATTAGTTGCATAAATTTGGAATATCAATCGAAATTGGGAtaataaaatcagatttttttCCCCCTTTGAAGCTTGTGTTTTACAGCATGTATGTGTATAAAATCTATGTTGTATACGACCAAAATAATTAAagtcaaaatttatttttgcaTATTAATCCATACTAAATTCTGccgtaattaaataaaaataatcaagaatatgcatcaaaattaaaactttaatcATGATCACTATGCGGCCATAATTTGGTATTTAGATCGGTAATGGATTAATTGTTGCTCCCCAatttgaaaaatgtgtgaatATCGAGCACAGCAGTTCAGAATTTCaatttaaagtttgaaactATAGTATTATGGATTTTGTATTATAGTATTAATGGATTTTGTGTTATGTAATCGGTTCTTGGAAGTCGAAACTTGCTGATAAACATACATTATTTTCGttgttgaaattggtttttttttttttaccatgtGATAGTATTGAGATAGTTTTGTCGTAAAAATGGCGAGCGGGAATTGGAAAACGAGGCAGGTGTGGGGGTTTGAGAAACTCTCATTCGAGTAATATGGTCAAGGACATTACTCTTTTTGCTTGATTGCTGAACCTTGTATAGGCTCGGTGTTCACAGCTTGGCATGGCTTCTTTGCTACATTTCGTGTTGCAATTTGTGTAATTATTTTTTATGCTTTTGCAGTGAGGAATCTTGGTATGGGAATCAGCAAAACTGAGATAAATCTGAGAAGGTTAATTGCCGCTGCACCTCAACAGAAAAATCAGGCGAAATTAATTCATGTATGCAAAACATGTTGGTGGGCATGGATTTTAGTAGTTTGAATGCATCTAGTTGTTTTTAACCGTATGATTACTCAACGGGTTTGTGACTCCTTTGCTTTTGTCCTGGTGCCATGTCTAAATTGGACTGTAATTTTGCAGTATGTGGTTACTTTGCGCGAATTGTTGGAACAGCTAACTGAAGAGACCACTCCGGAAGGCTTGCCCAGGTCAGAAAGCATTACATCCTTATTTTTTTAGTGCTTGTTTAAGGAGTGTTAAACATTTCGCTAATGAaaaaaaatacttcgtatattaacTGTTAGCCTGTTGGGTAGATAAAACCAGAGCATCAGTGAAcggttttctttctcttttttttcttttacggTTATGAAAAAAGTGCGGATATTCTACTGCCCCTTTCACCAAAATAGAGAGAAAAAGGTTGGAGGTAGAGAGGGTGATAAGTTGGGGATAAGTTGTTTCAGCAACACCTGGTAGAAGCAGATACTATTGAATGACATCAGCAGTAGAACTATGTAAGAACCTAGTATTGGTTAACTTTTGAAATGCAATGCAGATTTGCTGCATTTATGAAATCTTTATTTGGTTGAGAACAAACATGTCCAGCATTTGCATAATGTAGAAGATTGTTAGATGGAAATGGGGTTAAATTCATGAATTATCAACCATATCACCTGTTCATTTACGAGTTAATAGTTTAGAATTGTGGGTTTATTTCTAAATAAAATTGCTCTCATAGTTTCCATTGGCATGTAACCAGTTGCTATTACGCCACTCGATGACTATAGTGTTTTGTGATACATAGTTCAATGTTATTTCGAATATGTTTTGTGTTTTACACCTTACTCTGTCATTAACATAGCTCATTCTTCCCCTTTCCCTTTTCCCTTTTCAAACTCCTAATTACTGTATGAGTTTACCAAACATCAATCTTAATCAATGAACTCTGCACCTGGGTTTTGGCTTGTAGGGTCTCAAAAGCTAAAGTAAATGACTACTCTGAGAAGATTGAAACTATTGCATCCAAATTAGTTCCACCTGTGGTAAGTTTTGACTCTTGCTGTGTATTATTTGGCTATGCTTAGTTCTACCTGTTGTGGCCGTGCATTATATGTTACACTTGTTGTTTATGTAATTCTGGTATGATTTTGATTAACAAGTTTGCTAGTGATTAGTAGATAGAGAAAGTTGAGTTTGAAATCATGCCAAAAACATAAACGTGCGATTCCTAAAGACCAATTTTTCTCAGTAACAaatttcatatgtatcattacCTTTTAAAAGGGGGAGAAAAGGAAGAAAGAAGTGGCTGGGACCCTCTTTATATAAAGAAAAGGGTTCAGGTGTTATCTGTTTTTCCCCTGAAGATAATGTTGTCAGTGAGTAACCATGACTATCCTATGACCTCTTTCCATATCCCTTTTGTAGTTTATATTCATAAGAGTTCTTCAGGTTggtttttttctttcaaaagtttccaaagagaaaagtttgttgcttttttattttttattttttttaccaacATCTGTGTGGAAGGAGGTCTGTTGTTGTGTACATGATTATTTGGTACATGAATAATGCAGGAAGTCTTTGAAGAGATTTCCACTAAGGCAACCCATCAAATAGTTGAAGAGGTAAAAGTTGCGTCCCCACCAGGACTAAGAAAGAGACCAGTGTATGTAAACACATGTATTAAATTTAATTACTGCAATTTTTGAAGTATGTGCTTATTTGTGAAGTTATTTCAAGGAAATTTCCGAAATTGAGTTGAATTTTTTTCTGGTTGTATAGCCCATCCTTGTTTGTTGAGGACAGATCACGTGATAATGTGGGAACTGATTCCTCACCACTTATCAAATTAGATGCTGCTGCAAATTCACATATAGAGAAGCACAGGtaattttatttgaacattatttcaTAGACGCGCTTAATAATTCTGATGATCTTTGCCGAATGTTTAACACTATTTACTTTTAAAGTAACTTTGCTTAAGGTCTGCTTCATGGAGCCCATCTACTGGGCCTTGCGTTTTAgaacttgaaagttgaaacatCAGGAAACTATGTTTTGTTTAGCTCCAATCAAAACAGAAAACAAGAATTGTGACATACTTTGAGGAAATTTTTTCGGCTCACGTCCTTTTTGGAAGATTTTTCCTGTGAATCTGAAGTGTTTAGGTCTTTTTGTATGTATATAGTAACAAAGGGCTAGCTTATCCCCTTTTCCTCTACGAGATGAAATCCTTCTATTTTTTTGGGTCAAGTTACAGGCTTATTAGAATAGAGTTCTGAGTGGCTTTGCGATTTGTTTAGATTGTTGTAAAATTTATAGTATTTTCTTATTAATTCTTGTTGAGTGTATTCTCTCAGTTTTTCTTTGTAGGTAATCATGCAGATATAAAAAAAgggttttataaatttatctttGGATTCAGCACTAAAGTCAGGATATTTTTGTGTCTACAGACATATTAAAAGTATGTTTTAAATTTCACCTCTTTTGCATTACAGAAAGCTTCAAGAAGACTTGACAGATGAGATGGTGGGAATGGCACGGCAACTAAAGGAAAGCAGTCTCTTAATGAGTCAGTCAGTGAAAAATGCTGGGAAGGTACGTACCTGTCTTGTACCCTTTGCTTTCTTTAGCTCGCTCAGAACATGACACTGCTTTGCAAATTTGAATTACTTTTCTAAATGGAATCTTACAACAGTGTTTTGTTAAGGGATTAGAATGTGTTTTTCTTTCCAAAATGATTTGTTTTGCAACAGAATTCATTTTCTGTCCATATGTAAGAAATCTTATCATCATGATGAAATCCTCAAAATGTCACtgggtttttaattttttatcctTTATCTCTCCTACCTAAGATTGGGACTGGATTGGACCCCTGCAAAATTTGGTGTTGGTTCAGGCTCAAGACTAAGAAACCTGAAATTTTCTGTTTGGATTTGGATTTAATTAAAAGTAAAATTGAATCTTACACTCTACTCCAACCTGTAGCGTCAAATGAACTTATACTAAATGGGAAATCTTGTGAGGCAACTAGGTGTAATATGTCGCAGATAAGATTAACTGAGGAGCTACTTAGGCTGTCAATATGTATGTGCTTCAGGTTGGTCATCTGCAGTCAGGTTATGTATTTATGCCTAAATGAGCTGTTAAGCATCTGTAGAACTCTGCCTTATGAAATGCTGTCTGATCACCCCTTTAACTTTCCCTAACGTTCTAGAAAACCtaaaaatgaatatgaaattcAAGAAGTGAGGTAATTATGCTATGAATTAACACAGGTTTGACATCACAAATGACAGATTTATAAGGAAGAAGAGGATGATTTGATTACAGAAAATGTTACGATATTCAAGCATTGGAGAGGCTGATTCTCTCCAAAGTGAACTCTTAAAAGCTCAATACAAAACTCACCAATATTCAACATAATCTTCCGTCCCTAATATGCTCTCTATATATAGTGATAAACTCCCTAGCTTAATCCAAGCTACCCATAACTAACTTATAAGGATAATGTCTAAAGCACCCCTCTCCCTTGTATCAGTTTGTTGCATATTATTTCAGTACCATTGTATTTTCGATAAGATCAAAGGCCAGTTTCATTTAGTGACCTCCGTTTCCTGTGCATTTAATGTCTATGAGATGAGCTATATGTTGTGCATAAAGCCAGGAGCCCAGGATAGATGTTGGGGTTGTGATATTTGGGATAGTGCACTATCCTGTGTTGCAGTTGTATCTACAAATTGGTCTTACTGTCTCACGACTCTCTCCTTTCTGAGAAGTTTTCCATGGAAGCTGATATGGAAAGGAAGTTTTGAGATGAAATGTCACTTTCCCCCCAAGTCTTCAGTGTAGGAACACATATTTTGCTTGCTTTGGCAGAAAATAAAACTCTCTGTTCCCGTTTTCCCCTCCTGCCGACAAGTGTATTTTTCTTAATGTTATGATTGTTGGCTTGTTGCTGCATCTCACTTTTCGATCCAGCTTCTACAACTTGTTTGCTTCCATGGCTCGCATTATTGTTAATTTTTTCTGCAGGGTTAATTCTGTTTTATCACTATGGGGTTTTGCTGGGTGCAGGTACTTGATTCAACTGAAACAGCAGTTGAGCATAGCTTGGCAAGCACTAGCCACGCTAATGTAAGGGCAATGCATATTTTTTCACAAAGCTCAAAGACTTCATGTTTTACGTGGCTTCTTATGTTTGTTATGCTAATGGTCTTCATGATGGTGGTTTTCCTTGTTCGTATTACCTGATTTTCTTACTTGGGCAGTTAAAACTTATAACAAGGTGATCATATAATGTAATTAGCAAGTTCATGGGCTATGGATTGTTGTAATGTAATTAACTTACTACTTTTCTTCCTAAACTAAGGACATGAGAAGGTATTGACTTTCCTCCCTTGACTATACTAAGAAAATGTTGAAGTTTGTTTATGGAGAAGAGTTCCAACAATGTATATGCCTAATAGACGGAGTGAACTCGACCTTGTAGTACATAATGTCGTCGATTATGTAAATGTAAAAGATTATACCTTTGGAACATGAGATTGTGTTAAAAGCAACTAAATAATATTGTATTTACAATAACTAAAAACATAGTATGTCATAAAATGTTATTCCCTTATATTCAAAGAGATTGATATAGAGATTAGTTAATAAGCAAACTCAATCAAGAGAAACATTATCATTTCCCTTCCATTGCAATTTTAATAACTTCTGAATATATACAACTCTACAAGTAATATGTTGGTTAAAGGCAAGATGCAATAAGAAAGATATAAAGAAACAATTGAAATAAGAAAATATAAGAGCGCAAAACGCCttttaaatataaaactaaACAGCAGCAATTTATATCCCGACGAAAAAGAGATCATATTATTAAAGTTTTTCAACCAGTAATTCCTTCACTCCTACAAGATTACCCAAAACATATGGAAAATTGGAAATACTCCATACATGTTAAGAAACAAAATGATCTATGTGATGATTGACTCGGTTAACCATTTCTTGTCGATCCAAAGCTTGAATATTTAACATATCAGTAAAAGTTGCATTCTACTTGGAAATGTGATGAGCTCCTTGGACACTAAAACAATTCCCTCGTGTAATTTTGAATATGTATTTCATCAGATAACAACCCAGTTGTACCCGATGATTTTCCTACTGCAACATTGATAACGAGCCACTTCAAAGTAGGAGTACTTTGAAATTACTGCACCCGAATGTACCTTCGTTGACAACAACAGACAAATATACCTTTTTGACAAGAATAAAAACCATATCCATGTTTTGTTATTTAATTGGCATCACCAAACATAGTTggcaataaaagaaaaatagcaTATTTAATATTGTCCTCCTTGGGGTTTGTCACCTCAATTTAGGGAACTCTACATAAGCATGCCGAAAAtcaaattttctttttatatgTCCAGATGCTGTTTTAAAAAGATCAACAGCTTTCTTCCACTTTCTGTAACATCTCATAGATAAAGAACAACACATATCAACAAATGCATAAAAAAAATCCCATTAAACTTCAAATCATGTTGCGTACAACTATAAAGACTTTAATACAATTTTCATTAGTCTCGCTTGTTGAGCTCTAGAATGAAGTTGTAGAGAAGCTTTTGCTTCCAGAGACGAAGACTGATGGTGTTGTTGGTCTTTCTCGTGCGCAGGGTCATCGAGATAACAAAACGACATACGGACATGATAGTGTGTGGGCCAACTTATTTCGTATATATGTCATTCAAAAAGGTCTCAACCACCAAGAAATGGGATTACAGGAAAGTCAAATCAATGAACTAACTTTTTACAAAAACCTAAAATAGGGCGGTCAAGGAGCTCAACCAACCAAACGACTTGCCTGGCTGCATAGGTAAAAGTCAAACTCCGATGGATGGAAAATTCTGGTCACATTTCCTTTTGCAACTAATAAAAAACGTGATTAAGAGGAACAATAGAGCAAGCATTTCACAAGATTAGAATAAATATAACGAATTAAACATGGCAAAATATTGCCACTCTTGTCTGTCATtgtttgtaacaccccgacaattccctcttttctaaaataacctttttatataaaa
This sequence is a window from Spinacia oleracea cultivar Varoflay chromosome 1, BTI_SOV_V1, whole genome shotgun sequence. Protein-coding genes within it:
- the LOC110791927 gene encoding uncharacterized protein isoform X2, which produces MGISKTEINLRRLIAAAPQQKNQAKLIHYVVTLRELLEQLTEETTPEGLPRVSKAKVNDYSEKIETIASKLVPPEVFEEISTKATHQIVEEVKVASPPGLRKRPVPSLFVEDRSRDNVGTDSSPLIKLDAAANSHIEKHRKLQEDLTDEMVGMARQLKESSLLMSQSVKNAGKVLDSTETAVEHSLASTSHANVRAMHIFSQSSKTSCFTWLLMFVMLMVFMMVVFLVRIT
- the LOC110791927 gene encoding uncharacterized protein isoform X1, with amino-acid sequence MGISKTEINLRRLIAAAPQQKNQAKLIHYVVTLRELLEQLTEETTPEGLPRVSKAKVNDYSEKIETIASKLVPPVEVFEEISTKATHQIVEEVKVASPPGLRKRPVPSLFVEDRSRDNVGTDSSPLIKLDAAANSHIEKHRKLQEDLTDEMVGMARQLKESSLLMSQSVKNAGKVLDSTETAVEHSLASTSHANVRAMHIFSQSSKTSCFTWLLMFVMLMVFMMVVFLVRIT